In one Palaemon carinicauda isolate YSFRI2023 chromosome 25, ASM3689809v2, whole genome shotgun sequence genomic region, the following are encoded:
- the LOC137618642 gene encoding uncharacterized protein: protein MVWPLALEKAPQPTAETLKLMIELERAKAEAEIAKERASLEIMKERERMKIEVEKVRLENLEIEKEIDNKKKLEVERQLVEIRLSERKAEKDFPEQFDVFKARKLIPIFNEQDPENFFSIFENTAASLKWPKTEWVLLIRTSFKGKAASICAQMITERNYEILKKAVLDAYSITPEGYRQNFRNSNKGIGQTFLEFFTLKVKLFEKWIDKENVTSFEKLKELIVLEEFLQKIPANISMYIKERQEKDPKKAAILADEYFLIHKTKRVNTVSGQSKNDNVDIYCTFCRTTGHLIQDCDKPQCKVAQSRQKAKALENFPSKHTSPNTGHPTSNVTSPGVIIWEGDRSTREGSEVSLLL, encoded by the exons atggtatggcctttagcattggagaaagctcctcaacccacagctgagaccttgaagttaatgatagagttagagagagcaaaggctgaagctgaaatagctaaagaaagagcttcactagagatcatgaaagagagagagagaatgaagattgaagtcgaaaaggttcgtctagaaaatttagaaattgaaaaagaaattgataataagaagaaactggaagtagaacgacaattggtagaaataaggctaagtgagaggaaagcagagaaagattttccagagcaatttgacgtgtttaaagccaggaaattgattcccatctttaatgaacaggacccagagaacttcttttcaatttttgaaaatactgccgcttcattaaaatggcctaagactgaatgggtgttactaattaggacttcctttaaaggtaaggcagcttcaatttgtgctcaaatgattacagaaagaaattacgaaatcttaaagaaagctgtgttagatgcctacagtattactccggagggttataggcaaaatttcagaaattcaaataaaggtattgggcaaactttcttggaattttttactttaaaagttaagctgtttgagaaatggattgataaagaaaatgttacttccTTTGAAAAGCTTAAAGAACTAATTGTTTTGGAGGAGTTCCTTCAGAAAATTCCAGCTAACATATCAATGtacattaaagaaagacaagaaaaggatcctaagaaagcagcaatattggcagatgagtattttcttattcacaagactaaacgggtaaatacagtctcgggtcagtctaaaaatgataatgtagatatttactgtactttttgcaggactactggccatttgatccaagactgcgataagcctcaatgcaaagtagctcaatctcggcaaaaagctaaagctttggagaattttccaagcaagcacacttctccgaatacaggacatccgacctctaacgtaacttcacctggag tcattatttgggaaggtgatcgatcaaccagagaaggatcagaagtctccttacttttataa